A genomic segment from Candidatus Zixiibacteriota bacterium encodes:
- a CDS encoding response regulator transcription factor, translating into MATANILVIEDDGDILELVTYNLHREGYSVKTATSGEDGFRIARSDLPNLVILDLMLPGADGLEICRLIRGDSKTRHIPVMMLTAKGEDADIVAGLELGADDYITKPFSPRVLTARVRALLRRKPAETKSDQTTLKIRDLVINPGRHEVLLSGKPLTLTATEFQLLNLMARHPGWVYTRDQLINEIRGEDAVITDRSVDVQIVGLRKKLGHASDYIETVRGVGYRFRE; encoded by the coding sequence ATGGCGACTGCCAACATATTGGTAATTGAGGATGACGGTGACATACTCGAGTTGGTGACCTATAATCTCCATCGGGAGGGGTATTCCGTCAAGACAGCTACTTCGGGTGAAGATGGTTTTCGAATCGCGAGATCGGATTTGCCGAATCTGGTTATTCTGGATTTGATGTTGCCCGGGGCGGACGGACTGGAGATTTGTCGGTTAATCCGCGGTGACAGCAAGACTCGGCACATTCCGGTCATGATGTTGACGGCCAAGGGGGAGGATGCCGATATCGTGGCGGGGTTGGAGCTGGGCGCTGATGATTACATCACCAAGCCGTTCAGCCCGAGAGTGCTGACGGCGCGGGTGCGGGCTCTTCTTCGTCGCAAGCCGGCGGAAACCAAATCTGACCAGACGACGCTTAAGATAAGAGACTTGGTAATCAACCCCGGACGTCACGAGGTCCTGCTTTCGGGAAAGCCATTAACACTTACGGCCACCGAGTTTCAGTTGTTGAATCTGATGGCGCGGCATCCGGGCTGGGTTTACACACGGGATCAGCTTATTAATGAGATTCGGGGAGAGGATGCGGTCATCACGGACCGTTCGGTTGATGTGCAGATTGTCGGATTGCGCAAGAAGCTTGGTCATGCCAGTGACTATATCGAAACTGTTCGTGGAGTAGGATACCGGTTTAGAGAGTAG
- a CDS encoding PAS domain-containing protein yields the protein MERTFTRKWGYGLYLTLTAAAIVILAAMLFVLRESKQTMATIGPLADAAMEVTIEANLAHLYMEEYVTHGYEQSLEKAWQHLDIADNYARGIMEGDTVGLKIYRSVVDGSFGDVFGDLQLRLAEFRNTAEERIRRLSDTTYPGHVHHQHDSAFVAIVTQASTIEEQLRKIIAERTVYISQVQTVLIFGSLLFFTVVGLIIRRQVKQLALSEAGINHLNLVLKAVRNVTQLMTREKDPQRLIQRSCELLVETRGFHNAWIVVVSKDGKPELLAEAGLGNEFSVVKGLIEKGEFVPCCRQLDVHDGVLPVKDPPQDCPECPLAQLYTGRAGMAAKLEHHNRNYGYMVVSAPRQNAFGPEEQRLLCELAEDIALSLHHTAVEKERLQAMQALRRSEEQYRTLAANIPTSDIYLFDKDLRYVVADGTELRKNGLTGDFYEGRSLYETWDDALIGIFEPLYKRAINGQSGSTEFKCCGKYYSLSVVPVFNERNEPTGGLALSQNITERKLAEEERRNSEEKYRVLFESTDHLVSVFDKNGTCLLMNHAAARQFGGKPEDFIGSTFSHLHAEAGAAYTGRIRTVMESGEIQRYEDLVQFPQGDRILLTTVHPVRNSSGEMYAVQVISSDITESKMAEQEIRNSQSLLQSVFDAIPGLINVIDKNLNVVWSNWHDHDYISEQERQSKPKCHRVFLHKQHPCEKCHVLEIFETGKPITAEVHNSVDGGYKEVRSFPVRDVTGEVKYVVEYAEDITQRKRHEKVQQALVNIAEASCSAPGVREFIALVHKELGTIIDAANFYIALWDPETEYYSFPYSVDQYDGTDFTPEQLKKSLTDYVRRTGRPLLADEATHRRLLQAGEADIVGQPSKLWMGVPLKTANGVIGVVVVQNYTDNHAYSSADLDLLSFVTGHITSALERKIALETIASYNRQLVQANRELELKQAELEEFIYTVSHDLKAPVVSISGFAGLIKEKLTGLVDEGTAKYLERIHVNSAVMDSLIGDLLELSRIGRVEEKMTTINFDAVTDEILDSFSVAARGKNIRLVKSNHLPNVNGWQKRIRQMLSNLVDNAIKYMPRKKDATVEIGCRPSNNSSMGCFYVRDNGVGVPPEFHERIFAMFQRAQTPGPEIQGSGIGLTIVKRIVEKHGGKVWVESGIGRGATFCFTLPLDGTLPERDQNTQITQHKSIEL from the coding sequence TTGGAAAGAACATTTACAAGAAAATGGGGATACGGCCTGTACCTCACCCTGACCGCAGCCGCCATTGTCATCCTTGCGGCGATGCTCTTTGTTCTCAGGGAAAGCAAACAGACGATGGCTACCATCGGACCTCTGGCCGATGCCGCTATGGAAGTCACAATCGAAGCCAATTTGGCCCACCTTTACATGGAAGAATATGTCACCCACGGCTACGAACAATCACTCGAAAAAGCCTGGCAACACCTCGACATCGCGGACAACTACGCCCGGGGAATTATGGAAGGGGATACCGTAGGCCTCAAAATTTACCGCTCTGTGGTGGACGGCTCTTTCGGCGATGTCTTCGGAGACCTGCAACTGCGACTGGCAGAGTTCCGCAATACGGCGGAAGAACGAATCAGACGCCTGTCCGATACAACTTATCCCGGCCACGTACACCACCAGCATGATTCTGCTTTCGTGGCAATTGTGACCCAGGCTTCGACCATAGAAGAACAGTTGCGCAAAATTATCGCGGAGAGAACAGTTTATATCTCACAGGTACAGACAGTCCTGATTTTCGGGAGCCTGCTTTTCTTCACCGTCGTGGGGCTTATCATACGAAGACAAGTGAAACAGTTGGCCCTGAGTGAAGCGGGCATCAATCACCTCAATCTCGTCCTCAAAGCAGTGCGAAATGTAACTCAGCTTATGACCAGGGAAAAGGATCCGCAACGCCTTATTCAGCGTTCGTGCGAACTACTGGTCGAAACGCGCGGCTTTCATAACGCCTGGATTGTGGTAGTATCCAAAGACGGTAAACCCGAACTGCTCGCCGAAGCCGGACTGGGAAACGAATTTTCAGTTGTCAAAGGTCTTATCGAAAAGGGCGAATTCGTCCCCTGCTGCCGCCAGTTGGACGTTCACGATGGCGTCCTGCCCGTCAAAGACCCGCCTCAGGATTGCCCCGAATGCCCACTCGCGCAGCTGTACACCGGAAGAGCCGGTATGGCCGCAAAGCTCGAACACCACAACAGAAACTATGGATACATGGTCGTCTCCGCACCGCGCCAAAACGCGTTCGGCCCGGAAGAACAACGCCTCCTCTGTGAATTGGCCGAAGATATCGCCCTGTCACTGCACCACACAGCCGTCGAAAAAGAACGTCTCCAGGCCATGCAGGCGCTGCGCCGCAGCGAAGAACAATATCGCACCCTCGCCGCCAACATCCCCACCAGCGATATTTACCTATTCGACAAAGACCTGCGCTATGTCGTCGCCGATGGAACCGAGCTCCGAAAAAATGGACTAACCGGCGATTTCTATGAAGGTAGGTCTCTCTACGAAACCTGGGATGATGCCCTGATCGGAATCTTTGAGCCGCTGTACAAACGGGCCATAAACGGACAATCCGGCAGTACCGAGTTCAAATGCTGCGGAAAATATTACTCCCTCAGTGTCGTCCCCGTCTTCAACGAAAGAAACGAACCGACCGGCGGGCTGGCCCTCTCCCAAAACATCACCGAACGAAAACTCGCCGAAGAAGAACGCAGAAACTCGGAAGAAAAATACCGCGTCCTCTTCGAAAGCACCGACCACCTCGTGTCCGTATTCGATAAAAACGGCACCTGCCTGCTCATGAATCATGCCGCCGCCAGGCAATTCGGCGGTAAACCCGAAGATTTCATTGGGTCAACCTTTTCTCATCTGCACGCCGAAGCCGGAGCGGCGTATACCGGCCGTATCCGCACCGTCATGGAATCTGGAGAAATTCAAAGATACGAAGACCTCGTCCAGTTTCCCCAGGGTGACCGCATCCTGCTGACCACCGTCCACCCCGTAAGAAACAGCAGCGGCGAAATGTACGCCGTACAGGTTATCTCCAGCGACATCACCGAAAGTAAAATGGCCGAACAGGAAATCCGCAACTCGCAAAGCCTGCTCCAAAGCGTCTTCGACGCTATCCCCGGACTGATCAATGTCATCGACAAAAATCTAAATGTCGTGTGGAGTAACTGGCACGACCACGACTATATCAGCGAACAGGAACGTCAGAGCAAGCCCAAGTGTCATAGGGTCTTCCTGCACAAACAACACCCCTGCGAAAAGTGCCACGTTCTGGAAATCTTTGAAACCGGCAAACCAATCACCGCCGAGGTCCACAACAGCGTTGATGGCGGCTACAAAGAAGTTCGCTCGTTCCCGGTCCGGGACGTCACCGGCGAGGTCAAGTACGTCGTGGAATATGCCGAAGACATCACCCAGCGCAAACGCCATGAGAAGGTTCAACAGGCCCTCGTCAACATTGCCGAGGCAAGTTGCTCCGCACCCGGCGTCCGTGAATTCATAGCCCTGGTACACAAAGAACTTGGCACCATAATCGACGCCGCCAACTTCTATATCGCCTTATGGGATCCCGAAACCGAATATTACTCCTTCCCGTATTCGGTCGACCAGTACGACGGAACCGATTTCACACCGGAACAGCTAAAGAAAAGTCTCACCGATTATGTAAGACGCACCGGCCGCCCGCTCTTGGCCGATGAGGCTACCCATCGACGACTGCTGCAAGCAGGTGAAGCCGATATAGTCGGGCAGCCATCGAAACTCTGGATGGGCGTCCCGCTCAAAACCGCCAACGGCGTCATCGGAGTCGTGGTCGTCCAGAACTACACCGACAATCACGCCTACTCCAGCGCCGATCTCGACCTGCTCTCCTTTGTCACCGGACACATTACTTCAGCCCTTGAACGCAAAATCGCACTCGAAACCATCGCCTCCTACAACCGGCAACTGGTTCAGGCCAACCGGGAACTCGAACTGAAACAAGCCGAACTGGAAGAATTCATATATACCGTCTCACACGACCTTAAGGCTCCGGTCGTCTCAATCTCAGGATTCGCCGGGCTTATCAAAGAAAAACTCACCGGACTGGTCGATGAAGGCACGGCAAAGTATCTGGAGCGAATCCACGTCAATTCCGCTGTGATGGATAGCCTCATCGGCGACCTGCTGGAACTATCCCGTATTGGACGTGTTGAAGAAAAAATGACAACCATTAATTTCGATGCCGTCACTGACGAGATCCTCGACTCCTTCTCCGTCGCCGCCCGGGGAAAAAACATCAGGCTGGTAAAATCCAACCACCTGCCCAACGTCAACGGGTGGCAAAAACGTATCCGGCAGATGCTGTCAAATCTCGTCGACAACGCCATTAAGTATATGCCCCGCAAGAAGGACGCGACCGTCGAAATAGGCTGTCGGCCATCCAACAACAGCTCAATGGGATGTTTCTACGTTCGCGATAACGGCGTGGGCGTGCCACCCGAATTCCACGAGCGGATTTTTGCCATGTTCCAAAGAGCCCAGACCCCCGGACCCGAAATCCAGGGATCGGGCATTGGCCTGACGATCGTAAAAAGGATCGTGGAAAAACATGGCGGCAAGGTCTGGGTCGAATCCGGAATCGGCCGGGGCGCCACCTTCTGTTTCACTCTGCCGCTTGACGGAACCCTCCCGGAAAGGGACCAGAACACCCAAATAACTCAGCACAAAAGCATCGAATTATGA
- a CDS encoding response regulator — protein sequence MIPVIMLVEDNDDHAELITEALKNTVIAIRVVRFADAESALEYFEATGGSTDDVDNPLPEVVLLDLKLPGMNGLDMLKRLRTNPKTKKIPVVILTTSKRDEEIARGYEYGANSYIVKPVKYEEFRAKIIDLKMYWILTSELPRNNRETARN from the coding sequence ATGATACCCGTGATAATGCTGGTCGAAGACAATGATGATCACGCCGAGCTGATCACCGAAGCGCTCAAAAATACCGTGATAGCCATTCGTGTCGTCAGGTTTGCCGATGCCGAATCCGCACTGGAATATTTCGAGGCAACCGGCGGCTCCACCGATGACGTGGATAATCCATTGCCCGAGGTTGTCCTCCTGGATCTGAAGCTTCCGGGCATGAACGGACTCGACATGCTGAAGCGACTGCGCACCAACCCCAAAACGAAGAAAATCCCCGTGGTCATTCTCACCACCTCGAAAAGAGACGAAGAAATCGCCAGGGGTTACGAATACGGCGCCAACAGCTATATCGTAAAACCTGTAAAATATGAGGAGTTCCGCGCGAAAATTATCGACCTCAAAATGTACTGGATCCTGACCAGCGAATTGCCGAGGAATAATCGAGAAACCGCCAGGAACTGA
- a CDS encoding response regulator: protein MNTRAITVMLIEDNEDHAELITSALKFNNLVGEVIHFTTAEMGMDYIYGEQNKNDKTTRTMPDLILLDLMLPGMGGMEMLKVLKSRADTKSIPVVVLTTSSHDKKISQAYELGANSYIAKPLSHEDFVIKLAELNMFWSLTAELPDPAAKANLAENRRSGN from the coding sequence ATGAATACAAGAGCCATAACCGTTATGCTCATCGAAGACAACGAAGACCACGCGGAATTGATTACCTCCGCGCTTAAATTCAACAATCTGGTCGGTGAGGTTATACATTTCACCACCGCCGAAATGGGCATGGACTATATCTACGGCGAACAAAACAAAAACGATAAAACCACCCGCACTATGCCCGACCTCATCCTGCTCGATCTCATGCTCCCCGGCATGGGCGGAATGGAAATGCTCAAAGTGCTCAAATCCAGGGCCGACACCAAAAGCATCCCGGTCGTCGTGCTGACAACCTCTTCACACGATAAAAAAATCTCCCAGGCTTACGAGCTCGGCGCCAACAGCTATATCGCCAAACCCCTCTCACACGAAGATTTCGTAATCAAACTGGCCGAATTGAACATGTTCTGGTCTCTCACCGCCGAACTCCCCGACCCCGCGGCAAAAGCAAATCTGGCCGAAAATCGACGATCCGGTAATTAG
- a CDS encoding serine/threonine-protein kinase → MNDQLIGNYKILQKIGAGGMAKVYLAVHKDIPNLKVILKILSDSRLVDRFRQEADKLALLDGNPNICRIKHFFNHGDDIVIAMEYIDGETVEDRIKRSGKLTIVESLKIARDVLGVLEFAHNKGICHRDIKPSNIMIDTAGHVKVIDFGIAKAETDPNLTLAGSACGTPSYMAPEQFTPTDHTNYTLVDIYAVGTSLYYMLCGELPFKGDNEFAIRDAKLFSDPPPLRDKISGVSKDVERVVTRAMAKNPADRFPSATEMVKQIDAVLSQQTPATATAVQPSPTPAKTKKAVPITAILGAAVVALGAIGFYIMSSLSSSAPPVPLTPENNSTITETRPTFRWEKQDDAIYNLEYANNPDFLIPWQVSNLTANSHTAANELEPGEYYWKVQAIHGQNAGDFSDVYTFVIAAPPVQANLEIQVNPSGDIYVDNSLLASDAEQASITLSAGNHNVRVTNADAVNGEILDEIAINADTAIIRTYTFNFPSTQPTPTRPTKPKTSFGELKVGSKPTIGAVIYIDGTLQERKTPTAFQLKPGQYNVRAVLDIDGIARERQQTVSVVADSSARVIFDFEK, encoded by the coding sequence ATGAACGACCAACTGATCGGAAACTACAAAATCCTCCAGAAAATCGGCGCCGGAGGCATGGCAAAAGTCTACCTGGCCGTTCACAAAGATATTCCCAACCTGAAAGTCATCCTCAAAATTCTGTCCGACAGCCGCCTCGTCGATCGCTTCCGACAGGAAGCCGACAAACTGGCCCTCCTCGACGGTAACCCCAACATATGCCGCATCAAACACTTCTTTAACCACGGCGATGACATCGTGATTGCCATGGAGTATATCGATGGCGAGACTGTCGAAGACCGCATCAAGAGGTCAGGTAAACTCACTATCGTAGAGTCGCTGAAAATCGCCAGAGACGTGCTCGGCGTGCTCGAATTCGCACACAATAAAGGTATCTGCCACCGTGACATAAAACCCTCCAATATCATGATCGATACCGCCGGCCATGTCAAGGTGATCGATTTCGGAATCGCCAAGGCCGAAACCGACCCTAACCTGACCCTGGCCGGAAGCGCCTGCGGCACACCGTCCTATATGGCCCCCGAACAATTCACCCCCACCGACCACACCAATTACACCCTCGTCGACATCTACGCCGTGGGAACATCTCTCTACTATATGCTCTGCGGAGAACTGCCCTTTAAGGGAGATAATGAATTCGCTATCCGCGACGCCAAACTTTTCAGCGACCCGCCACCCCTCAGAGACAAAATCTCAGGTGTCTCGAAAGACGTCGAGCGTGTCGTCACGCGAGCGATGGCCAAAAACCCCGCCGACAGATTCCCGTCAGCCACTGAGATGGTCAAACAAATCGACGCTGTCCTGTCGCAGCAGACTCCCGCGACCGCCACCGCCGTACAACCTTCGCCGACACCGGCCAAAACAAAGAAAGCAGTACCGATAACAGCAATTCTCGGTGCCGCTGTCGTCGCCCTAGGCGCAATCGGATTCTATATCATGTCGTCCCTATCAAGTTCGGCTCCGCCGGTCCCGCTCACTCCTGAGAATAACTCGACCATCACCGAAACCAGACCCACTTTCCGCTGGGAAAAACAGGATGACGCCATTTACAACCTCGAATATGCCAACAATCCCGATTTCCTCATCCCGTGGCAAGTAAGCAATCTCACCGCCAACTCTCATACCGCGGCCAACGAACTCGAGCCGGGCGAATATTACTGGAAAGTCCAGGCAATCCATGGTCAAAATGCGGGCGACTTCTCCGATGTCTACACTTTCGTTATTGCAGCTCCGCCCGTGCAAGCAAACCTCGAAATTCAGGTAAATCCTTCCGGCGACATATATGTCGACAACTCACTCCTCGCGAGCGACGCCGAACAGGCCTCCATCACTCTCAGCGCCGGTAATCACAACGTACGCGTCACCAATGCTGATGCCGTCAATGGCGAAATCCTCGATGAAATCGCGATTAACGCCGACACCGCAATCATTCGAACCTACACTTTCAACTTTCCATCAACACAACCAACTCCAACCAGACCGACAAAACCGAAAACTTCCTTCGGCGAACTCAAGGTGGGTTCGAAACCGACTATAGGGGCGGTAATCTATATCGACGGAACACTTCAGGAAAGAAAAACCCCGACCGCCTTCCAGCTCAAGCCGGGTCAATACAACGTCAGGGCCGTTCTCGACATCGATGGTATAGCGAGAGAAAGACAGCAGACTGTGTCAGTGGTCGCCGACAGTTCAGCCAGAGTCATATTCGATTTTGAAAAATAA
- a CDS encoding CsgG/HfaB family protein, whose amino-acid sequence MTNRNLIRSGICAFITAALALAFTPPAYGQAAETVVDQLAEALNFYAETDFDKGIEVASSLLVRDDLTAKDSIAILETLSIITYAKGEQYLRKSVEYLEKISKIGPCVTHLPQEIWPQELRDNWYKLLKQMNKMSCDQSGPTEISTIAIMEFDNHSIGEYQEKLGSLAKGLADFFQHDFSKISSLRVVERDKIDFILKEIELQQSGSVDVATAVKVGKILGAQIMVFGSITQLDDDNTRMVVRAVKVETSEIIASVDKEGKPEYSKMEKELVKELAGLLDLQLTDKISKMIDEGGTESVDATTFYSMGLEYMDRYDYKNAYESFKKAYELDDQFVEAKRKMEIYRPLVG is encoded by the coding sequence ATGACTAATCGCAACCTTATCCGGTCAGGGATATGTGCCTTCATAACCGCTGCTCTGGCCCTCGCATTTACACCTCCGGCCTACGGACAGGCCGCAGAGACAGTGGTGGACCAACTGGCGGAAGCTCTCAATTTCTACGCCGAGACCGACTTCGATAAAGGCATCGAAGTCGCTTCTTCTCTGCTGGTTCGCGATGACCTCACTGCCAAAGACAGTATCGCCATCCTCGAGACTCTCAGTATTATCACCTACGCCAAAGGTGAACAGTACCTGAGAAAGTCCGTCGAGTACCTCGAAAAAATATCCAAAATCGGCCCCTGCGTGACTCATCTGCCACAGGAAATCTGGCCCCAGGAACTGCGCGACAACTGGTACAAGCTTCTCAAACAAATGAACAAAATGTCGTGCGACCAGAGTGGACCCACCGAAATATCGACTATCGCCATCATGGAATTCGACAACCACTCCATAGGCGAATACCAGGAAAAACTGGGCAGTCTCGCCAAAGGACTGGCCGATTTCTTCCAGCACGATTTCTCCAAAATCAGCTCCCTGAGAGTCGTCGAACGTGATAAAATCGATTTCATCCTCAAGGAAATCGAACTCCAGCAGTCCGGAAGTGTCGATGTCGCCACGGCCGTCAAAGTCGGCAAAATCCTCGGCGCTCAGATTATGGTCTTCGGCAGCATCACTCAACTCGATGACGACAACACCCGCATGGTGGTCAGGGCTGTCAAAGTCGAAACTTCCGAAATCATCGCCTCCGTCGACAAGGAAGGCAAACCGGAATACTCCAAAATGGAAAAAGAACTGGTAAAAGAACTCGCCGGACTGCTCGATCTCCAACTGACCGACAAGATCAGCAAGATGATTGATGAAGGTGGTACTGAATCTGTGGATGCCACCACTTTTTACTCGATGGGGCTCGAATACATGGATCGCTACGACTATAAAAACGCGTACGAGAGTTTCAAAAAGGCGTATGAACTCGACGACCAGTTTGTCGAAGCGAAACGCAAAATGGAAATCTATCGCCCACTGGTAGGCTAA
- a CDS encoding tetratricopeptide repeat protein yields MKQYSYYTKSVSLILTLLLLLLAGCSQSYYNTGRKLSDEGQYDKAVEAFYNEIAANPQSAVAWRELGVAYYRMDNLEKAEDALEQANTIMPDSRTHLFFGLIYEKQGDYEKAIDAYTASLNLNPGKTTRELVNSHLDALVYKKLSSEVSMAIANEDAIEASDISPNAVAVVNFDGSHLEPEMAPLAVGLAEFTSADLAKVKSLDVVERLKIDVILDELKLGESGYVDPSTAPRMGKLLGSDKVITGSLLSVGDDGFRLDGVIVSATDTSTRFTESSQGKIQQIFDIEKQFVFSIIDSLGITLTAAERDAIKQVPTESYLAFLSYSRGLFYQQRGMHQAARQEFQNALKHDAGFQAAQTQLTKPTSAASAESYDQTQQALESFATGAEGELEAIATGLDSRLTTILLSSGVLPNAIASRLATSQPQVGSTGTVIITVELDNE; encoded by the coding sequence GTGAAACAATACAGTTACTACACAAAGTCCGTGTCGCTCATCCTGACTCTGTTGCTGCTGCTCTTAGCGGGATGTTCTCAGAGTTACTACAACACGGGTCGAAAATTGAGCGACGAAGGACAATACGATAAAGCCGTTGAAGCCTTCTACAACGAGATTGCCGCCAACCCACAAAGCGCCGTAGCGTGGCGCGAACTCGGCGTCGCCTACTACCGCATGGACAATCTCGAAAAAGCCGAAGATGCCCTCGAACAGGCAAATACAATCATGCCCGACTCCAGAACACATCTGTTCTTCGGCCTCATATATGAAAAACAGGGTGATTACGAAAAGGCTATCGATGCCTACACGGCCTCGCTCAACCTCAACCCGGGTAAAACAACCCGCGAGTTGGTCAACAGTCACCTCGATGCCCTCGTGTATAAGAAATTGTCCTCCGAAGTCTCTATGGCCATTGCCAACGAGGATGCCATCGAAGCAAGCGACATATCTCCAAATGCCGTCGCGGTGGTCAACTTCGATGGTTCCCACCTCGAACCAGAAATGGCTCCTCTTGCCGTAGGACTGGCCGAATTCACCTCGGCGGATCTGGCTAAGGTCAAATCCCTCGACGTGGTAGAACGGCTGAAGATTGATGTCATCCTCGACGAGTTGAAACTGGGCGAGTCAGGATATGTCGATCCATCCACCGCCCCGCGCATGGGAAAACTGCTCGGATCAGATAAAGTCATCACCGGCTCCTTGCTGAGTGTCGGCGATGATGGCTTCAGACTCGACGGCGTTATCGTGAGCGCCACCGATACATCCACCCGGTTCACCGAATCCAGTCAGGGAAAAATTCAGCAGATATTTGATATCGAGAAACAATTCGTCTTCAGCATTATCGATTCCCTCGGAATAACGCTCACAGCGGCTGAACGCGACGCCATCAAGCAAGTGCCCACTGAATCCTATCTGGCCTTCCTTTCTTACAGCCGCGGACTCTTCTACCAACAGCGCGGCATGCATCAGGCGGCCCGGCAGGAATTCCAGAATGCCCTGAAACACGATGCCGGCTTCCAGGCAGCCCAAACCCAGTTAACCAAACCGACCTCCGCTGCCTCTGCCGAAAGTTACGACCAGACCCAGCAGGCGCTGGAATCGTTCGCCACCGGTGCCGAGGGAGAGCTCGAAGCAATCGCCACCGGCCTCGATTCAAGGCTGACAACCATCCTGCTCTCAAGCGGCGTCCTTCCCAATGCCATCGCCTCGCGGCTCGCAACATCACAACCTCAGGTCGGCTCGACCGGAACAGTCATCATAACAGTGGAGTTGGACAATGAATAA